The sequence below is a genomic window from Candidatus Methanoplasma termitum.
CAAGAACATCGAAGCACATCAGAAAGCAAAACATGAGTGCCCCGTCTGCCACCACATGTCCGTAAAGAGGATAAGTTCCGGGATCTGGGAATGCAGGCACTGCGACACGAAATTCGCAGCCGAGGCATACAGCCCCAAAACAAAAAGGGAAGTATCTCAGGTATCGGAGCAGTAAGATAACATGTACAGATGCGCTAAATGCAACGAGCCTATCAGGAACGTGAACGCACTGGGGCTCCAGTGCGAGAAATGCGGATCGAAGATCTTCTTCAAGGAAAGACCGAATGTGAAGAAGGTCCTGAAATCCGACTGATATGTTCGCCGCCGAGATACGGATAACCTCGGATGATGCGCCAAGCATCATCATCGCACTGAGCCCGGAAGCGGGAAGGGAACTTCCCCGCACAAAGGCCTCGGTCAGGACCGAGGGCGGCACAGGCATAATAGAGCTTACCGCCTCAGACGCTTCGGCGATGAGAGCAGCATTGAACTCGTATCTGGAATGCATAAGGATTACCGAAGACATAACCAAAATAACAAGGTGAAAAGATGAACAACATCAGCCCACAGCTACAGAACCAGATAGCTCAGTTCCAGCAGACGCAGCAGCAGCTGCAAGCGGTATCGACCCAGAAACTACAGATGGAAGCTCAGAAAAGGGAGATGGAGAGGACCTCCGAAGAACTTGCGAAAGCAACAGGAGATGTCTACAAAAGCTCCGGCTCGCTTCTCATCAAAGTTGATGACAAAGATAAAGTAAAAGCAGACCTCGACGAATCGCTTGAGACCATGGAAGTAAGGATCAAAGGTCTCGAACGCCAGGAGAAGTCGCTCCGCGAAAAGTATGAGTCTCTACAAGAGACCATAAACAAAGCAATGGGTCAGGCATAAACAAATTCAAAATATACGGGGAACACAATCCCCTTATCAACCCTTCCGAGGACATATCATATCCGCAGAAAGGTCGTTGAAGGAATTATCAAACAATTGAGGGATACATATGGAATCACTTATCCTAAAAGATGTGAAAAAATCATATGGAGAACATGAGGCCGTCAAAGGTATCAGTTTCTCTGTGGAAGAGGGAGAGGTCTTCGGACTTATCGGCCCCAACGGTTCCGGCAAGACCACCACGCTCCGTATGATCTCCACACTTCTGAGAGTTACGTCAGGAAGCATCACGGTGTGCGGCCATGACGTAATGACCGAATCAGATAATGTCAGAAAGGAGATCAGCTACCTTCCGGAGGATGCTGGAGCCTACAAGAACCTTACCGGGAGAGGCTATCTGAAGTTCATGGCCGGATTCTTCGCTGAAGGCGATGACTTCGAAAAGATGGTCGAGCGCGGGATGGAGCTTGCCGACCTCGGGAGCAGGATCGATTCAAAGGTGGACACTTACAGCAAAGGGATGGCAAGGAGACTTCTGATCGCAAGGGCGATAATGCCTTCCCCCAGAGTAGCGATAATGGATGAGGTGACATCGGGACTGGACGTCATCAACGCTTACGAGATCAGAGAGGTCATCAGGAACATCGCAAAGGGAGGAGTGACCATCCTTATGTCCTCACATAATATGTTCGAAGTGGACATGCTCTGCGACCGGGTCGCAATGATCGATGACGGCCGCCTCATCCTTACGGGAACGCCGGCCGATCTTAAGGAGAGATACCGTGCGCCCAATTTGGAAGAAGTGTTCGTAAAGGCGGTGAAGGGATGAACCACCTTGTTAACCTGACAAAGAAAGAGCTTAAGGAGCTCCTTACGCCTGCGGCGTTGATCCCGATCGTTGTTATTGCGCTCATTTTCGTCCTGATCGGATCTGCTGTGGGCGGCGAGGTCAGCAATGCGACGGGCGCACAGAAGATCGGGTTCGTGAACAATGATGTCCCGACACCGGGTGAGACCGATTTCTCGTTGACTGTCTATGAAGGGATCATCAATTTCTACAACACAACATACGGCCTGTCTTTGGATGACAAGAATGCGGGAGACTACATCATAACGCTGGATGCCGGAACGGCAGAACAGATAACGCAGGAAATGATAGACAAAGGGATAGGTGCTGCGATCGGGATCGATCCGGGATTCTCGGACAAGATAAATACCAGGGATCCTAACGTCCCGGGAACCATCAGTACATACTATGTGTTCCAGAACAAAGGGCTTGTAAGTTCTGCGACCGGCGATATCTCAACACTTACGACCTTTACATTCATATCCCATGAAATATCTGTGAATTTGGCCGGAAACGACACAGACGCACAATTCATACTTACTCCGGTAGTCATGTCGGGCAACCCGTACACAAACATCAACGGGACCATATACAACGACGGCGTGACACCGTCACTGATATCCTCATCGTTACAGAGCCAGAACACCCTGGTGCCGATCATTATCATGATCGTGATAATGATGATAGGAAGCATGGTCATATCCTCGATGGGGAACGAGAAGGAGAACAAGACCCTTGAGACCCTTCTGACAATACCTGTCAGCAGGACCACGATCGTATTCAGCAAACTGCTCGGTTCCGCCATTGTGGGGCTGATCTACGGCATAATCTACATGATCGGGATGTCGGTCTACATCAGCAACATCTCCGGCTCAATAGCCGGGGCCAACCTGTCAGATTATGGGCTCGGCATGGGAATAGAGGACTATGCGATAATGGGCATAATGATATTCCTGGCGATATTCTGCGGTCTGGGACTGTGCATGATAATGGGGGCGTTCGCAAAGAACTACAGGGCTGCGCAGACGATGTTGATGCCTATCACAGTCCTTGCCATAGTGCCGATGTTCGTAACGCTGTTCTCAAGCTGGAGCGCACTTCCGACATTCCTGAAGGGCGTAATGTTCGCAATACCGTTCTCCCATCCCATGATGGCAATGAACAACCTCATGTTCGGAAATATGACGCTTATCTTCGCAGGCATTGTGTATATGCTGATATTCGCTTTGGTAACGATACTTATCACAGTGAGGATCTATAAATCCGATATCCTGCTGACAGGGATAGGAAAGGGAAGCGGAAAGAGCCTTCTGGAAAGAAGGAGGGCCTTGCTTATGTCAGGGTTTGCTTACATAAGGAAGCAGAAGTGATCAAGAGATCAATGCAAAAAAGTGAAGAAGATGATGAAAGAAACAGCGGAGTTGTTGAGAACAGAGAATAAAGTCATCCTTGTTCACAGTAATGCGGACATGGATGCGATCGGGTCTGCGTTCGCGATCTCTGTCTGTTTCCCAAATGGAGATGTCTTCGCTCCGGGGGGCGTAGACCGGGTCGCAAGTCTGGTCGCAGAAAAACTCGGCATCAGTGTGCTTGAGGAGTGCGACATCAGCAGTTACGGAACGGTCGTGGTCGTGGATACATCCTCGCCGGAACAGCTGAGACCGGCCGTCGAATCGATACCGGAAGGAAGCATTGTGATAGATCATCATAAACCGACCGGCAAATGGGAAGGGGTGCATTTCTTCTGCGACGATAAAAGAGTGTCGTGCTGCGAGATCGTAAAGGACATT
It includes:
- a CDS encoding KEOPS complex subunit Pcc1, with amino-acid sequence MFAAEIRITSDDAPSIIIALSPEAGRELPRTKASVRTEGGTGIIELTASDASAMRAALNSYLECIRITEDITKITR
- a CDS encoding prefoldin subunit beta; translation: MNNISPQLQNQIAQFQQTQQQLQAVSTQKLQMEAQKREMERTSEELAKATGDVYKSSGSLLIKVDDKDKVKADLDESLETMEVRIKGLERQEKSLREKYESLQETINKAMGQA
- a CDS encoding 50S ribosomal protein L37ae; the encoded protein is MAKGTKKAGTSGKFGARYGVVVRNRVKNIEAHQKAKHECPVCHHMSVKRISSGIWECRHCDTKFAAEAYSPKTKREVSQVSEQ
- a CDS encoding ABC transporter ATP-binding protein, coding for MESLILKDVKKSYGEHEAVKGISFSVEEGEVFGLIGPNGSGKTTTLRMISTLLRVTSGSITVCGHDVMTESDNVRKEISYLPEDAGAYKNLTGRGYLKFMAGFFAEGDDFEKMVERGMELADLGSRIDSKVDTYSKGMARRLLIARAIMPSPRVAIMDEVTSGLDVINAYEIREVIRNIAKGGVTILMSSHNMFEVDMLCDRVAMIDDGRLILTGTPADLKERYRAPNLEEVFVKAVKG
- a CDS encoding DNA-directed RNA polymerase subunit P, which codes for MYRCAKCNEPIRNVNALGLQCEKCGSKIFFKERPNVKKVLKSD
- a CDS encoding ABC transporter permease encodes the protein MNHLVNLTKKELKELLTPAALIPIVVIALIFVLIGSAVGGEVSNATGAQKIGFVNNDVPTPGETDFSLTVYEGIINFYNTTYGLSLDDKNAGDYIITLDAGTAEQITQEMIDKGIGAAIGIDPGFSDKINTRDPNVPGTISTYYVFQNKGLVSSATGDISTLTTFTFISHEISVNLAGNDTDAQFILTPVVMSGNPYTNINGTIYNDGVTPSLISSSLQSQNTLVPIIIMIVIMMIGSMVISSMGNEKENKTLETLLTIPVSRTTIVFSKLLGSAIVGLIYGIIYMIGMSVYISNISGSIAGANLSDYGLGMGIEDYAIMGIMIFLAIFCGLGLCMIMGAFAKNYRAAQTMLMPITVLAIVPMFVTLFSSWSALPTFLKGVMFAIPFSHPMMAMNNLMFGNMTLIFAGIVYMLIFALVTILITVRIYKSDILLTGIGKGSGKSLLERRRALLMSGFAYIRKQK